The following are from one region of the Ignavibacteriota bacterium genome:
- a CDS encoding MurR/RpiR family transcriptional regulator — protein sequence MERYKEITEKIKSKYNSLPKNHRKIADYFINNFDRIPFLNVQELSESTGVSVASIVRFAQRSGFKGFSELRDSVAESFQEGLKNKEIFPLLKKRKDEDDLLTQVANLDIKNINDTLNLIEQKSFNYIIDRILFADRVMTGGLGISYLLAEILAYQLTQVGIDSSPLKHTHTLFHESVLFLKSKDILILFSFPPYSKETVDLARFAEERKIDVIAITNKPASPITFYSRANLIVESRNMLFTNSFAAISVLINAIATACAVKDKVRAKKILKESGEIAISQNLIISGS from the coding sequence ATGGAACGATATAAAGAAATAACCGAAAAAATAAAAAGTAAGTACAACTCACTTCCAAAAAATCATCGGAAGATTGCTGACTATTTTATCAACAATTTTGACAGGATTCCATTTTTAAATGTGCAGGAATTGTCAGAGTCAACCGGTGTAAGTGTCGCATCGATTGTAAGATTTGCTCAACGTTCTGGTTTTAAAGGGTTCAGCGAACTACGGGATTCGGTTGCAGAATCTTTTCAGGAAGGTTTGAAGAATAAAGAAATTTTTCCGCTTCTTAAAAAACGGAAAGATGAAGATGATTTACTGACTCAGGTAGCAAACCTCGATATAAAAAATATTAATGACACGCTTAACCTGATAGAGCAAAAATCTTTTAATTACATTATCGATAGAATTCTGTTTGCAGACAGAGTGATGACAGGTGGTCTTGGAATTTCATACTTGCTTGCAGAAATACTTGCTTACCAGTTAACACAAGTCGGAATTGATTCAAGCCCATTAAAGCATACGCATACACTTTTTCACGAAAGCGTACTTTTTCTTAAATCTAAAGATATCCTGATCCTGTTTTCATTTCCGCCATACTCAAAAGAAACGGTTGATCTTGCAAGATTTGCAGAAGAAAGAAAAATAGACGTAATTGCAATAACAAATAAACCAGCGTCTCCAATTACTTTTTATTCAAGAGCTAATCTGATTGTGGAAAGCCGTAACATGCTTTTTACAAATTCGTTTGCTGCTATTTCCGTTTTGATAAATGCTATCGCAACCGCATGTGCAGTTAAAGATAAAGTGCGTGCAAAGAAAATCTTAAAAGAATCGGGCGAAATTGCTATTAGCCAAAATCTGATTATTAGCGGGAGTTAA
- a CDS encoding T9SS type A sorting domain-containing protein, which translates to MKTKYFLLVIFFVSMLCIDLSSQSFYTGNIGVTLSNFGRIRVFSDNLVTWQIDRGSLLVGVNPTAVFDYTQDAGTVTPASTVSSPSLSDFEVTGTIDNSDSNLPPEITAIINIYGWTNGAYLLVKMNVKNDDVSGVSAIMGGEIISSVDDTYENDVIQYNAGSQTVLMNETNWVGWKLFSPTTTSFNVIDWVSGYANDASFYSWLTQNSFDPPLTSTVDGAVAVQGSAPINLGPGASYNFYFGISLGTDQTSCLNNMNACEIKYNQIVPVELTSFKATANGNSVQLDWSTATEINNAGFEIQRKTSSDPDWAAIGFEEGRGTITEVQYYSYVDDITHLQSGNVSYRLKQIDFGGTFSFSDVVNVEIDPLPNQFELLQNYPNPFNPNTKITFSVPEKSNIILKVFNTLGEEVAELVNENLEAGIHTQNFNASELPSGIYLYTLQTGDQLISKKMTLIK; encoded by the coding sequence ATGAAAACTAAATATTTTTTATTAGTTATTTTTTTTGTTTCTATGCTTTGCATTGACCTTTCATCACAAAGTTTTTACACAGGAAATATTGGAGTGACTTTAAGTAATTTTGGAAGAATACGTGTTTTTTCTGATAATTTAGTCACCTGGCAAATTGATAGAGGTTCACTTCTAGTTGGTGTTAATCCAACCGCTGTGTTTGACTATACTCAGGATGCTGGAACAGTTACACCAGCGAGTACGGTTTCTTCACCATCATTAAGCGATTTTGAAGTAACAGGAACAATTGATAACTCTGATTCAAATTTACCACCTGAGATAACAGCTATAATTAATATATATGGATGGACGAACGGTGCGTACCTTTTGGTAAAAATGAATGTTAAAAATGATGATGTTTCAGGTGTCAGTGCTATTATGGGCGGGGAGATTATTTCTTCTGTCGATGATACATATGAAAACGATGTCATTCAATACAATGCTGGTTCTCAAACCGTATTGATGAATGAAACTAATTGGGTTGGATGGAAACTGTTTTCTCCAACCACAACGTCGTTTAATGTAATTGACTGGGTTTCTGGTTATGCAAACGATGCTTCATTTTATTCCTGGTTAACTCAAAATAGCTTCGATCCACCGTTAACTTCTACTGTAGATGGTGCAGTTGCTGTTCAGGGTTCTGCGCCGATTAATTTAGGACCAGGAGCATCATACAACTTTTATTTTGGAATATCTTTGGGAACAGATCAAACATCCTGCTTAAACAATATGAATGCTTGCGAAATCAAGTATAATCAAATTGTCCCGGTTGAATTAACATCTTTTAAAGCAACAGCAAATGGTAATTCAGTTCAGTTAGATTGGTCAACTGCAACTGAAATAAACAATGCCGGATTCGAAATTCAGAGAAAGACATCTTCTGATCCGGATTGGGCTGCGATTGGTTTTGAAGAAGGAAGAGGTACAATAACTGAAGTTCAATATTATTCTTATGTTGACGATATAACTCATCTTCAAAGTGGGAATGTAAGTTATCGACTGAAACAAATTGATTTCGGCGGCACATTTAGTTTCAGCGATGTAGTGAATGTTGAAATAGATCCTTTGCCAAACCAATTTGAACTTTTGCAGAATTACCCAAATCCTTTCAATCCAAATACAAAAATTACTTTCAGTGTACCTGAAAAATCCAATATCATACTGAAAGTATTCAATACATTAGGTGAGGAAGTTGCAGAATTGGTAAATGAAAATCTTGAGGCAGGGATCCACACTCAAAATTTCAATGCTTCAGAATTACCATCCGGTATTTATTTATATACCTTGCAAACAGGTGATCAATTAATTTCAAAAAAAATGACGTTAATTAAGTAG
- a CDS encoding type 1 glutamine amidotransferase-like domain-containing protein: MIKIIFTILTIFTSLIYSQGYVCAIGGGSEDYNSWSDEPYSWVVQKADSGKIIILGVSSATSWLPNYFMSFGADTAYNKTISSRNSANLQETYDEIITAKAIFIRGGDQWDYINLWKGTKLDTAINFVFQNGGVVSGTSAGLAVLGDVDFSAQNGSVYPDESLLNPFNSYMKFEDNFLNLVPDVLFDSHFIERARHGRLIAMLYNRYFQTGRELIGVGVDDRTAICITPDGIGEVMGSGAVAIFTIDNETVFEQINSGNYTIEKLKCEQLTNNWKYDLTNKEIVYIPPSAKAVDTQRVTEFPLTNLWLTGSENISQHIQTNFVSYISNNNSDKTIIISHPGFTSQITPITNYLDQSSLDYEVVYLTSSILNDASIVQKINSGTNFVFAGDSLNVLAMLNDSSTLAGEVFREKTVFFKTPVFFFGKSGKTAGQFYTDRLYTDIYAAYRGKMTNNSGLNLVGDMLFEPTLFDDSDLYENRMCSVLWGLMRNRKRFGIYLDGNAMAVFNHDQKTVKAFGSMPPIYIDATQTSWVDSSTFIGNGGIGPRQVVAMDNLRYNITTYNDYAYNIEQGKFEGSVSVDANFKITAKDFELYQNYPNPFNPSTVIGYQLPVSSDVTLTIYDVLGNEVVTLVNEYRPAGSYEVEFNTSELPSRSGSALTSGVYFYRLSAGNYSETKSMILLK; encoded by the coding sequence GTGATTAAAATTATTTTCACAATTTTAACAATCTTCACTTCGCTGATTTACTCACAAGGTTATGTTTGTGCTATTGGTGGTGGTTCAGAAGATTATAATAGCTGGAGCGATGAACCTTATAGCTGGGTAGTTCAAAAAGCTGACAGCGGAAAAATTATAATCCTTGGAGTCAGCAGTGCAACGTCCTGGCTTCCAAATTATTTCATGTCTTTTGGTGCTGACACTGCTTACAACAAAACAATTTCTTCCCGCAACTCTGCAAATCTTCAGGAAACATACGATGAAATAATAACAGCCAAAGCAATTTTCATTCGCGGCGGTGATCAATGGGATTATATTAATTTATGGAAAGGTACCAAGCTCGATACTGCAATCAACTTTGTTTTTCAGAATGGGGGAGTCGTTTCTGGAACCAGTGCCGGACTTGCAGTTCTCGGTGATGTTGATTTCAGTGCACAGAATGGTTCTGTCTATCCTGATGAATCTTTACTCAATCCATTCAATTCATATATGAAATTTGAAGATAATTTTTTGAATCTTGTTCCCGATGTGTTATTTGATTCCCATTTCATTGAACGGGCAAGACACGGAAGATTAATTGCAATGCTTTACAATCGATATTTTCAAACAGGCAGAGAGTTGATTGGAGTTGGTGTTGATGATAGAACAGCTATCTGTATTACTCCGGATGGAATTGGTGAAGTAATGGGTAGTGGTGCTGTTGCAATTTTCACTATTGATAATGAAACAGTTTTTGAGCAAATCAACTCTGGTAATTACACAATTGAAAAACTGAAGTGTGAGCAGCTCACAAATAACTGGAAGTATGATCTGACTAACAAAGAAATAGTTTATATACCTCCATCAGCAAAAGCTGTTGATACTCAGCGAGTCACTGAATTTCCATTGACAAACTTATGGCTTACAGGTTCTGAAAATATTTCACAGCATATTCAAACTAACTTTGTCAGTTACATTTCAAATAATAACTCAGACAAAACAATTATTATTTCTCATCCGGGATTTACTTCTCAAATAACACCCATCACAAATTATTTAGATCAATCTTCGTTAGACTATGAAGTAGTTTATCTAACTTCATCAATTTTAAATGATGCATCAATTGTTCAGAAAATAAATTCAGGGACTAATTTTGTTTTTGCCGGTGACTCGTTGAATGTACTTGCAATGTTAAATGATTCTTCAACATTGGCTGGTGAAGTATTCAGAGAGAAGACTGTATTCTTTAAAACACCAGTTTTCTTCTTTGGTAAATCAGGGAAGACAGCCGGACAATTTTATACAGATAGACTTTATACAGACATTTATGCAGCATATCGTGGTAAGATGACTAATAATTCCGGTCTAAATTTAGTCGGAGATATGTTATTCGAACCAACTTTATTTGACGATAGTGATTTATATGAGAACAGGATGTGTTCTGTTTTGTGGGGATTGATGAGAAACCGAAAACGTTTTGGAATTTATCTTGATGGAAATGCAATGGCAGTTTTTAATCACGACCAAAAAACAGTAAAAGCTTTTGGAAGTATGCCTCCAATTTACATTGATGCAACACAAACAAGCTGGGTGGACTCATCAACTTTTATTGGGAACGGTGGTATCGGACCTCGTCAGGTTGTCGCAATGGATAATCTCCGGTACAACATTACAACTTATAATGACTATGCTTATAATATTGAACAAGGAAAATTTGAAGGCAGTGTCTCAGTTGATGCTAATTTCAAAATAACTGCAAAAGATTTTGAATTATACCAAAACTATCCGAACCCATTTAATCCGAGTACTGTGATCGGTTATCAGTTACCAGTAAGCAGTGATGTAACATTAACAATTTACGA
- a CDS encoding PorV/PorQ family protein: protein MKKFLPVLFSLIIACFTYAQNPNLGTGGAQFLQIPIGARAESMAGAVVGYIDDASAVFWNPAGIVKVRNVEVFFSYMDWLTLFDHSAASIVYNVEDVGAFGASLIMFNTNEMEITTELEPNGTGRFFDAGDMAIGVSFARYLTDRFSVGVTAKYVYQQIWNETASGLAFDIGTQYKLDFQNLVIAMSMSNFGGDLRFDGPDLDINYERTDINPQSRIVPGRMQTEDNPLPLHFQVGIGFDVFEYDFVKMRGAIDATHPNDNSERVLVGTEFSFFDRFYLRGGYKFNFDDQKIAFGAGANVPVSSSAVYFDYAYSVYDLLPSVHRISIKLLF from the coding sequence ATGAAAAAGTTTTTACCGGTTCTATTCAGTTTAATAATTGCGTGCTTCACTTATGCTCAGAATCCAAATCTTGGTACTGGTGGTGCACAGTTTCTTCAAATTCCAATTGGTGCAAGAGCAGAATCAATGGCTGGTGCAGTAGTCGGATATATTGATGATGCTTCAGCAGTTTTCTGGAATCCTGCCGGAATTGTTAAGGTCAGAAACGTTGAAGTTTTCTTTTCTTATATGGATTGGCTGACGTTATTTGATCACAGCGCTGCATCGATTGTATATAATGTTGAAGATGTCGGTGCGTTTGGTGCCAGCTTAATTATGTTTAACACAAATGAAATGGAAATTACTACGGAGTTGGAACCAAATGGAACAGGCAGATTTTTTGACGCAGGTGATATGGCAATTGGTGTCAGCTTTGCGAGATACCTGACTGATAGATTCAGTGTTGGTGTAACTGCTAAATATGTTTATCAGCAAATATGGAATGAAACAGCGAGCGGGTTGGCTTTCGATATCGGGACTCAATACAAACTTGATTTTCAGAATCTTGTTATCGCGATGAGCATGTCTAATTTTGGCGGTGATTTGAGATTCGATGGTCCTGATCTTGATATTAACTATGAGCGGACAGATATTAATCCACAGTCACGCATAGTCCCCGGTAGAATGCAAACTGAAGATAATCCTCTTCCACTACATTTCCAGGTAGGAATCGGCTTCGATGTTTTTGAATATGATTTTGTTAAAATGAGAGGCGCTATTGATGCTACGCATCCAAATGATAACAGTGAACGTGTGTTAGTAGGAACTGAGTTTTCATTCTTTGACAGATTCTATCTTCGTGGAGGTTATAAATTTAATTTTGATGACCAGAAAATTGCTTTCGGTGCAGGTGCAAATGTTCCGGTTTCATCCTCAGCGGTTTATTTTGATTATGCGTATTCTGTTTATGATTTATTACCGAGCGTTCACCGGATTTCAATAAAGCTATTATTCTGA
- a CDS encoding TonB-dependent receptor, translated as MKKFLLLLLISGHVIYAGTTGKLSGSVKDSQTGEPLVGANIIIVGTEFGAATNLDGNFVILNIPPGSYSVKVSYIGYQVSLFNDLQIIVDQTTQLPAELTPESIQVEEVIVTATTPMIQRDVTSSVSVIRRDQIEALPVSTFTDLLSLQAGVVETGSNNLHIRGGRSNEVAYLVDGVYVKDPLLGGLSLEISNDAIQEMSLLSGTFNAEYGNALSGVVNIVTRDGDENFSAKVEARTSEFGIDRYSELHESRVNGSLSGPFFLNKLTFFVSGEMDNRGSYLPFGYNKLSSIFTKLTLTSIPLVKISVQNRGSKGNNQNYSHSYKYIPERYLKVNTDSWQSSLTFTHTAANNFFYDIRASYFNQGYYSGLHKDTSDYLPTGQWEYFSEYGDGFEFYKKADPVELWDSRTVTADTKIDAVWQIDEINEVKAGAQFQQHWLDLFYVYDPQRNFPYYNDYNTEPFELAAYLQDKIELPYLVLNLGLRWDYSNANVTFRKDPLNPNTIITADSRSQFSPRIGIAHPISDRTKLHFAYGHFFQIPEFQYLFENNQYDLNVREPLFGQPDLDAERTISYEVGVSHQFSDRVAAHISAYYKDITGLIGTRYYFPFVDGRYTGYTLYVNDDYANVKGFEFTLDVRPDRYFSAGLTYTYMVAKGSASSEQEQYPGTSESTQLYYLDFDRTHVLNASATYQIPDEEGPKVFGVPIFENIDLSLIIKASSGAPYTPSGRDVGYVEKNSLRQPGVYSIDMILGKSFFIYEKLEMRIFTEIYNLTDHRNIRYIYPDTGDPDFTFEGGYSTEYMQDPSNYGPPRVIRLGASIRF; from the coding sequence ATGAAAAAATTTTTACTATTACTATTAATCTCAGGCCATGTTATTTATGCTGGTACAACCGGTAAACTTTCAGGCTCAGTAAAAGATTCACAGACAGGAGAACCGTTAGTTGGTGCCAACATTATAATTGTAGGAACTGAATTTGGTGCCGCAACTAATCTGGATGGAAATTTTGTAATTCTCAACATTCCACCCGGCAGTTACTCAGTAAAAGTAAGTTACATCGGATATCAGGTAAGTCTTTTCAATGATTTACAAATAATAGTTGACCAGACAACACAATTACCTGCTGAGTTAACTCCTGAATCAATTCAAGTTGAAGAAGTTATTGTTACAGCAACTACACCCATGATTCAGAGAGATGTTACGAGCAGTGTTTCCGTTATCCGGAGAGATCAAATCGAAGCACTTCCCGTTTCCACTTTTACTGATCTACTTTCACTTCAGGCTGGAGTTGTTGAAACCGGAAGTAATAATTTACACATAAGAGGAGGTCGATCTAATGAAGTTGCATATCTCGTTGATGGAGTCTATGTGAAAGATCCACTTCTTGGCGGATTAAGTCTTGAGATTAGTAATGATGCTATTCAGGAAATGAGTTTACTTAGCGGAACATTTAATGCTGAATATGGTAATGCACTCAGTGGCGTAGTCAACATAGTAACAAGAGATGGCGATGAGAATTTCTCAGCAAAGGTCGAAGCAAGAACCAGTGAGTTTGGAATTGACAGATATTCTGAACTTCATGAATCAAGAGTTAACGGAAGTCTCAGCGGTCCGTTCTTTCTGAATAAATTAACTTTTTTTGTTTCAGGTGAAATGGATAATCGCGGAAGTTATCTGCCTTTTGGCTATAACAAATTAAGTTCAATTTTTACTAAGTTAACATTAACCTCAATACCTCTTGTTAAAATCTCAGTACAAAACAGAGGAAGCAAAGGAAACAATCAAAACTATAGTCACTCTTATAAATATATTCCTGAACGATATCTGAAAGTTAATACTGATAGCTGGCAAAGCTCGCTAACTTTTACTCATACAGCAGCTAACAATTTTTTCTACGATATAAGAGCTTCATATTTTAACCAGGGATACTATTCAGGACTTCATAAGGACACATCAGATTATTTACCTACTGGTCAATGGGAATATTTCAGTGAGTATGGAGATGGATTTGAATTTTACAAAAAAGCAGATCCAGTTGAACTATGGGATAGCCGGACAGTAACTGCAGATACTAAAATTGATGCAGTCTGGCAGATCGATGAAATAAATGAAGTTAAAGCCGGTGCTCAGTTCCAGCAGCATTGGCTGGATTTGTTCTATGTTTACGATCCGCAAAGAAATTTCCCTTATTATAATGATTACAATACTGAACCTTTCGAACTTGCTGCCTATTTACAGGATAAAATCGAATTACCATATCTTGTACTGAACCTGGGATTGAGGTGGGATTATTCAAATGCTAATGTAACATTCAGAAAAGACCCGCTTAATCCAAACACAATTATTACCGCAGATTCAAGATCACAGTTCTCTCCGAGAATCGGAATTGCACATCCAATTTCAGACAGAACAAAACTTCATTTTGCATACGGTCATTTTTTCCAGATTCCTGAATTTCAATATCTCTTTGAAAATAATCAATATGATTTAAATGTGAGAGAGCCCTTGTTCGGTCAGCCTGATCTTGATGCGGAAAGAACAATCTCTTACGAAGTTGGAGTTTCTCATCAGTTCTCCGATCGGGTTGCAGCACACATCAGTGCATATTATAAAGATATTACCGGATTAATAGGAACACGGTACTATTTTCCATTTGTTGATGGAAGATACACTGGTTACACTCTTTATGTGAATGACGATTATGCAAACGTTAAAGGATTTGAATTTACTCTTGACGTGAGACCTGACAGATATTTCTCGGCAGGACTGACTTACACATATATGGTTGCAAAAGGCAGTGCATCTTCTGAACAGGAACAATACCCGGGAACCTCGGAATCCACACAATTATATTATCTTGATTTTGACAGAACTCACGTACTCAATGCCTCAGCTACTTATCAAATCCCGGATGAGGAAGGACCGAAAGTTTTCGGTGTCCCGATTTTTGAGAATATTGATCTAAGTCTGATTATCAAAGCAAGTTCCGGCGCACCTTACACTCCATCAGGAAGAGATGTTGGATATGTTGAAAAAAATTCTCTTCGGCAACCGGGCGTTTACAGTATTGATATGATTCTTGGCAAATCATTCTTCATTTATGAAAAACTCGAGATGAGAATATTTACTGAAATTTATAATCTGACCGATCATAGAAATATTCGATATATTTATCCTGATACAGGCGATCCGGATTTTACATTTGAAGGTGGTTATTCTACTGAGTATATGCAGGATCCTTCTAATTATGGTCCGCCGAGAGTAATTCGGTTGGGTGCTTCAATCAGGTTTTAA